ATCGCACTCCCGCATTCGATGTACGGTACCGACTGGCTCAGTTGGCTCGGCCTTCCAGGTCCGACGTTCTCCTCGGGTGACTACTACCCACTTCTCCCCTACTGCCTGCTCTATCTCTGCGGTAGCGCCCTCGGCTCGTGGTGGTCCGCAAGAGGGTGGCCTCGCTTCTGCAGCAGCCTCCATGCGAGGCCGCTCGAGTTCGTGGGTCGTCACTCGCTTGCGCTCTATGTCCTGCACCAACCGCTGCTTCTGGTCCTTCTCGGCCTTCTCTAGAGGGTCATTCCTCCACGAGGTAGGCTTCCAGAGTCGAGGCCATTCGCTTCGAGACCTTCGCCGTCACGAGCAGGCCAAAACCCTCATAGCTCTCGTGTACCACCTGGCATCGCTCGTGCACCAGCTTCATGAGCATCCCCTTCTCATAGGGGATGAGGGCGGTCACCGTGACGTCCCCTGCAGAGGCCTCTCTGGCAATGGCATGGAGCAACGACGAGAGGCCATATCCCGTCGTTGCGGAGACCAGTTGCGCCTCAGGATGATGGGCGCCCAACACGGTGAGGCCCTCATCCTCGAGGCAGTCGCACTTGTTGAAGACGGTTATGGAGCGGATGGCAGAGGCGCCGACGAGCGCGAGCGTCTCATCGACCGCCTGGACCTGCTTGTCGAGGTTCACGTCGCTCGCGTCCACGACCTTCAGGATGAGGTCGGCACCAGAGACCTCAGCGAGGGTCGATTTGAATGCCTCGATGATGTCAGTCGGGAGCTTCTGGATGAACCCGACCGTATCGGTGATGGTGATTCGACGTCCCTCATCGAGGTCCAAGGCCCTTGTCGTGGGGTCAAGCGTGGCAAAGAGCTCGTCCTTGGCATAGACGCTGGAATCGGTGAGCGCGTTAAGCAGGGTCGACTTGCCGGCGTTGGTATACCCGGCAAGCGCCACACGGTAGATGCCGGACTCCCATCGCGCCTTGCTCTGGACACCGCGCTGGGTCTCGACCTTGGCGAGGTCGGCCTTGATGGAGACGATCCTGTCACGCACGAGCCTTCGGTCCACCTCCAGCTGGCTCTCTCCCTGGCCGAACCGGCTCCCGATGCCACCTCGAGTCTGCTGGCCCATGAGGTGACTCCACATGCCTCTCAGGCGAGGATAGAGGTACTGCAGCTGTGCGAGCTGGACCTGAAGGCGACCGGCTCGGGTGCTCGCATGCTGCCCGAAGATGTCGAGCACCAAGGCCGTTCGGTCGATGACCTTGACGGGCTCATGAAGGACCTTCTCGAGGTTGGCCTGTTGCGAGGGCGTCAGCTCGTCGTCGAATATGACGACATCGGCCTCGCACCTCTGCACGAGCGAGACGAGCTCTTCGACTTTGCCGCTTCCGATGAAGGTCTTGGGGATGGGTGCGTCGAGACGTTGCGTGAGGGTCGCGATGACATCGGCCCCGTCCGTCTCGGCAAGACGTGCAAGCTCTGCCATCGAGTCATCAAGCGGCCAGTCATGGCTCCCGATGTCTACACCCACGAGCACCGCGCGCTCGCGCGCCTGCTGGGTCACATAAGGCTTGAACCTACCCATCAACCGACCTTCCAGTCCGAGACGATCGTCTCCACCGCATGTCCGACATCGGTGACATCCATATCGATCCATCTGACACGGTCATCATGGCGAAGCCAGGTGAGCTGCCGCTTCGCATATCGCCTTGATCGCCGCTTCACCCTCGTGACCGCCTCGTCGAGCGTGCAGGCGCCCGCGAGATACTCCAGGAGCTCCTTGTAGCCTATGGCTTGGGAAGCGGTTGGTGCCCGATCGAGGCCATGCGCTCCTAGGGTGCGCACCTCGTCGAGAAGCCCCGAGGCCATCATCCCGTCGACCCGAGCGTCGATACGGTCGTAGAGGCGTTGGCGGTCTGTCGCCAGGCCCCAGATCCTCGCATCGTAATGCGGCTCATGGCTGCGAGAGGAGCCATAGGAAGCGGCATAGGACGTGCCATCGTCTAAGAGCTCGATCGCACGAATGGTCCTCCGAACGTTGTGAGGATGGATGAGGGCCGCGCTCCTGGGGTCTCGGGCCTCAAGCTCGTCATGGAGGACCTGGCCCCCTTCTACCTCTGCGCGTCTCTCGAGGGCCTTACGACGAGCGTCGCCGCCCGACCCCTCCGGCAACGAGAGCTCGTCGATGGTCGCATCGAGGTAGAGCCCCGTGCCTCCGCAGAGCACCGGTACGATGCCCCTGCACGTAAGGTCGTCTATGACCTGACGTGCATCATGCTGGAAGCGCTGGGCAGAGTACCCCTCTCCCGGGTCGCAGACATCGACCATGAGTAGAGGGGCTCGACGCGACGAGGGAGGCGTCTTGGCTGTTCCGATATCCATCCCCCGATAGACCTGCATCGCGTCGACCGAGATGACAGCCCCTCCGAGCCGTTCGGCGACGCGGTCGGCGACCTCGCTCTTCCCAGACCCGGTCGGCCCCACGACGCAGATCGTCCTGCCATGGGAAGCCTGCGCGTCCTGGCTCACCGAGGGTCACCGGCCGGTGTCCCCTTGAGGTACCACGGATGGGCTTCGTCTATGGTCATCGGCAGTATCGAGCCGACGAGGGCAGCAGAATCGAGGTCCTTGCCCGGAGAGAAGAGCACCGTCTGGTTCTTCTCGGAATGTCCTACCAGGACGTCCGTGTTGCGCTTCGAGGGACCTTCGACGAGCACCTGGTCGACCCCTCCTACGTCATTGCGGTTCGATGCGAGGGATTGGGCCTCGACCAGGCGCGCGAGCCTATCGAAACGGTCCTGTATCACCTCTTGCGGGGTGTCGTCCTCGATGCGTGCGGCCGGGGTACCGTCACGGCGCGAATAGATGAAGGTGAAGGCAGCGTCGAAGTCGGCCTCGCTCACAAGGCTCATCGTGTCATCGAAGTCGGTCTCGGTCTCACCGGGGAACCCGACGATGAGGTCGGTCGTGAGTGCTATGCCGGGCATGGCAGCACGGATCCTCCTGGCGAGGGCAAGGTAGTCCTCACGGGTGTAGTGGCGGTTCATGGCCTTGAGGACGCGGGTCGAACCGCTCTGCACGGCAAGGTGGAGCTGGGGCATCACGGACGGGGTCTCGGCCATGGCAGCGATCGTATCGTCCGTGAGGTCCTTGGGGTGAGACGAGGTGAACCTGATGCGCTCGATGCCCGTTGCACCCACGGCGCGGAGCAGCTCGGCGAAGCGAGGGTCACCATATCGGTCGCGGCCGTAGGAGTTCACGTTCTGTCCGAGCAGGCAGACCTCCCGGACGCCATCGGCCACGAGATGGTCGACCTCCTGCACGACCTCGTCGAAGTCGCGGCTGCGCTCACGACCACGGACATAGGGAACTATGCAGTAGCTGCAGAAGTTATTGCATCCGTACATGATGGGGACCCAAGCGTGGAAGGCGGTCGCACGCGAGGACGGCAGGTCAGTCGAGAAGGACGACGACTCGCTGACGTCGACCTCGAGCTCGTCGCCGACGTCACCACGAGACTCGGCAAGGAGATGCGGGAGGTTCTGGATGGCACCCGTGCCGAAGACCACGTCCACGTTAGGAAGATGTTCGCGGAGGTTCTCGCCGTCACGCTGGGCGATGCAGCCACCTATGGCGATGGTCCGCCTGCCACTCGGAGGCATGGGCGCACCAAACACGCCGGTGACGTTGCCATAGAGGCGCGTGTCCGCCTTCTCGCGCACGCAGCACGTCATGAAGACGACGATGTCAGCATCGTCAGCAGAGCCGACCTCGAGACAACCGCAGGCATCCAGAAGTCCCGAGACACGCTCTGAGTCGTGGAGGTTCATCTGGCAGCCGAAGGTACGGACGAAATAGGTGAGCCCAACGAGCACGGACGGATAGGTCATCTAACAAACCGTCCTCACACCATCATCGGTGAGGGCCTGCGAGTCCTGAGGCACCAGGCGATGCACGTAGACGGCGAACCTGATGGCCGTTCGCGGCTGGCCATTGATCTCGATATCCGAGAAGGTGGGGGCACAGGAGATGTCCACGCCCGTCGGTATGAGGAAGCCTCGGGCGATGGCCATTGCCTTGACAGCTTGGTTGACGGCACCAGCCCCGACGCACTGCATGTTGACGGGTACGCCATCCTTCACGAGCCCCGCGATGGCCCCGGCGACCGATGCCGGCGAGGATTTGCTTGATACCTTGAGGTAGTCCATGCATGTCTCCTGGTTCGAGGTCATACGATGCTGCTGCGATTCGAGGTACTTGGATATCTGGCACAAGAACTGCTATGCATATTCTACCGATTGGAGGGATTCCCGTACGCGGGAATGCAAGGAGGCGAACGGTCAATCCCGCTTGTCGACGTCGAAGGTGACGGTGACACGGCTTCCTGTCACCCGGATATGGGGTTCTCCAGAGAGCTGCAGGTAGTACCTATCAGCAAGGTAAGAGAAGTCTCGCTCGAGGAGCCTTGAGAATCCCTGCGCGTCCTGGTCGGATATGTGAAGGCCCCGGCAGTCCTTGGTGAGGTCGACCTCATGAGCTTGGCCTCCCGAGACATGTTGCAGACGTGCCAGGACCGAGCGGGTGGGCTTGATCTGACCGGAGAGTATCCGATGCGCCGTGCGTTCCGAGAGGTCAAGGCCTATTCCAGAGGCGATGCGCATGAGCTCGTCGGCATCGGCGGCAACCGACGGCCGCGAGACGACCGGAATCGTGGCGACGTCATCGACGAAGAGTAGGTCGCAGGAAGGTGTGGACCCATCGCCGTGCGCACGGAGCGTAGAGAGGATCTCGGAAGCGCTTCCCAGATACACCTCGCAGGCCGAACGCTCCTCGAGGGCGAACTCGCAGCAGGCGCGGATGATGTTGTGAGGCCCACGCGAGACGCCGGCGACCCCATCGTCGTCCACACCGACATGTGGCCAGGTGGACTGGTCGGCACGCTCGGACAGGCGCGAGCAGTCGACGTCGACGCGAAGAGAGCTACCCAACCCAGGAGCCGAGGTGACGACCCGTGCCGAAGAGACGTTCTCGCTGATGGAGAAGAGCGCCATGCCTCTGCCATGGACGCCCCAGCGATCCATATGGACTGACTCGAGCTTCGAGGTCACGCGTGCGTCGAAGATGCGGTCCTGCATGTCATCCGGGATGCCCACACCATCATCGATCATCGTGAGGTAACGGGCATCACCCTCACGTCCCGTCGCCACATAGATGTGGTGGGCCCCGGCATCACGGGCGTTGCGCAACATCTCGACGACAGCGTCCTCGACAGACTGGATGTCGTGCTTTGCCTGCCTGCGCTCGGCCTCCCCGACACGAAGTCGAACGAATCCCTCACCGAGGTTCTCCTCGACCTTGAGCTGCGAGCCCCCAGAGACCGAAGCGACGAACCCGACCAGGTCATCCTGGGCGGGTTCGTCATGTGAGGCATCGATATGGGACGTTTGCGTCATGCCGTCCTACTTGGCAACGTCGACAGCACGCGACTCGCGGATGACGACGACGCGCACCTGACCGGGATACTCCATGCCGTCCTCGATCTCGTGGGCGATGTCATGCGCGAGCACCGTGGCCTCGGCGTCCGAGATCTTCTCGGGCTGCACCATGACGTGAAGCTCGCGACCGGCCTGCATGGCATAGGTACGCTCGACACCAGCATGGGCGTTTGAGATCTCCTCGAGCTTCTCGAGGCGCTTGATATAGGTCTCGGCAGACTCGCGACGCGCACCAGGGCGTGAGGCAGAGATGGCATCCGCAGCCTGCACGAGGACGTCGAGCACGGTATTGGGGTCGACGTCGGCGTGATGGGCCTCGATAGCGTGGACGATCTCAGGCTTCTCGCCATAACGACGTGCCAGGTCGGCTCCGATGACCGCATGGGGGCCCTCGACCTCATGGTCGATTGCCTTGCCGAGGTCGTGAAGCAGGCCGGCCCTCTTGGCGATGACCTCGTCATAGCCAATCTCGGAAGCCATGACGCCACAGAGGATGGAGACCTCCTTGGAATGCTGTAGGACGTTCTGTCCGAAGGAGGTGCGGTACTTGAGGGCACCGAGGGTCTTGATGAGCTCAGGGTGCAGGTCATGGATTCCGGCATCATAGGCTGCCTGCTCGCCAGCCTCCTCGACGCGTTGGTTCACGAGCTCCTCTGCCTTCTTGTACATCTCCTCGATGCGGGCAGGATGGATACGTCCGTCTGCGATGAGGTTCTCGAGCGCCACCCGAGCGGTCTCGCGGCGGACAGGATTGAAGCTCGAAAGCACGACGGTCTCAGGCGTGTCATCAACCACGAGCGAGACACCGGAGACCTGCTCGAACGTACGGATGTTGCGGCCCTCGCGACCGATGATGCGACCCTTCAGGTCATCAGACGGGATATGCACGGAGGTGACCGTCACCTCGCCGGCTCGATCTGCCGCACAGCGCTGGATGGCCGTGGCAACGATCTCCTGGGCGGTCTTGTTGGCCTCGGCGCGGACGTGCTGCTCGGAGTCACGCAGTATCTGCGCCTCCTCGCGTACGGAGTCGGCCTTCACGCGATCGAGGAGCTCGGTATGGGCCTCTTCCTCGGTAAGCGACGAGATGCGCTCAAGCTCGGTCTTCTGGCTGGCAACCATGTCGTCGAGATCGGACTTCTGCTTGTCGAGCTGGCCCTGCTGGCTGGACAGCTGGTGCTCTCGCTTGTCGAGGGCGTCGTTACGGCGGTCGAGGGACTCCTCGCGCTGCATGACGCGCTTCTCGAGGTCATGGATCTCGGCCTTGCGCTGCTTGCCATCAGCCTCAGAGCTCTGCTTGATCTTGAGGGCTTCCTCCTTGGCCGCGATGAGCGCCTCCTTCTTGGAGGTCTCCGCATCGCGCTCGGCAGAGGAACGGATGGACTCCGCCTTCGACTTGGCGTCGTCCACCTCCTTGTTGGCGGCCTGCACCCGCGACGAGTTCTTTCCGTTGAACACGACCATTGCGACGGCTGCGCCGACGACAAGGCACACGATCCCTATGACGATACTGATGACATCCATGGCCACTCCTAGGTAAAGGTATGCAAGTGTGAGGAGACCACCGGCTAAGGTGGAGTCCGCCATACGAGTGGCTTCTCGAGTCTATGTGGAAACAAGAGCTAGACGGGCGTGCAGAAACAAGGGAAACGTCAAGCTGCCAAGACAGAAGACGAGAGGAAACTCGAATGACCCATCAATCATATGGGGGCGACTGAAACGTGTCAAACGGGTTTACAGTTGAAGTGACGACCGGGGCTGCGCCGACGGTATCTCCATAGAATCGGCGTCGCGTCGCCCTACGAGCGCCAGAGGCCACGGTCCTCGAGCACGCGACGTGCCGCATCCTTCGAGACGGACAGCGAGAAGCCTCGGGCGCTCAAGAATCGCACGAGCTTCTCATAGGGGTGAGCACCAGAGAGCGACCTGGATGCGATGAGGTCATAGGCGCGGTCGGCCTCGCCGTCGGGATCAAGGTAGTCATCAGGCCATCCGGGGACCGCTGAGGCCTCGATGCCCTTCCGTGCAAGTTCGCGCTCGATACGATAGGAACCCCAGCCGGCCTGGACCTTGGTCCGTATGAAGACATCGGCGAACCGGTCATCGTCGAGGACCCTACCCTTCTTCGCACGGTCGATGACCTCGTCTATGACCGACGGGAGATATCCGTCGTCGTGGAGCTTCGTACGGGCCTCGTGGACAGAGTAGTCACGCCGGTCCACGAGGCCCGAGAGCCGTGACACCGCACAACGTCCCTCGATGGAGCGCACGGCGTACAAGAGCTCGGCCCGAGACGAGTATCCGGGAGGGTCGCAACAAGCATCGGACGCCTTGGTCAATGCCTTCCCTACAGCCAAGGGTACCAACATCACCTCAGGAGACTGGGACGGTCCGATGAGGACCTTGGCGCGCGGCCTCCTCCCACCTAGAGACGAGCTGGTCTGCGATGGGAGCTCCACGTTCCACGCGAAGCCCTGCGAGGCCGACTGCTCGGTGTGGTGGTCCATGGAAGGCTATTCCTTCTTCGCTTCGGGAGCCTTGTTGGCGGCGGGGTCTTCAGCATCCGTGACTGGCGCCCCCACGCGATCGTCCTCAAGGTCCAGTCCGCAGGCCACGCGGACCTTATGCTCGATCTCAGAGGAGAGGTCTGGGTTGGACCGGAGGAAGTCCTTGGCAGCCTCGCGTCCCTGGCCAAGGCGTTCTCCCTCATAGGTATACCAGGCCCCAGACTTGTTGACGATATCCTCGTCAGCCGCCATGTCGAGGATGGACCCCTCCTTCGAGATGCCTGTGCCATACATGATGTCGAATTCGGCCTGCTTGAAGGGAGGAGCGACCTTGTTCTTGACGACCTTCACCCGGACGCGGTTGCCGACCACCTCGCCATTGACCTTGATGGAGTCGATCCGCCTGATGTCCATGCGGACGGAGGAGAAGAACTTCAGGGCACGGCCACCGGGCGTGGTCTCGGGGTTGCCGAACATGACGCCGATCTTCTCACGGAGCTGGTTGATGAAGATGCAGGTGGTGTTCGACTTGGCAAGCGAGCCAGCGAGCTTGCGGAGCGCCTGGCTCATGAGACGGGCCTGGAGTCCGACCGTGGTGTCACCGATCTCTCCCTCGATCTCCGCGCGCGGCACGAGGGCCGCCACGGAGTCGACGACAACGACGTCGATGGCTCCGGACCGGACGAGCATGTCACAGATCTCGAGGGCCTGCTCACCGGTGTCAGGCTGTGATATGAGGACCTCGTCGATGTCTACACCGAGCCGAGCGGCATACCCGGGGTCGAGGGCATGCTCGGCGTCTATGAACGCGACGACGCCGCCCATCGCCTGGGCCTCTGCCAGGATCTCGAGCGAGAGCGTGGTCTTGCCGGAGGACTCGGGACCGTAGATCTCGACGATACGCCCGCGCGGGACGCCGCCTATGCCGAGAGCCGCATCAAGGGCCACCGATCCTGTGGGAATGGCCTCGATCTCGAGGTCGGGACCATCGTCCCCATACTTCATGATGGCACCCTTGCCGAACCTCTTCTCGATCTCAGCGGTGGTCGATTCGATCATTCGATCGCGCTCTGCGCCGGTGCTCGGCCCATGGACCTCTTTGGTGACGTCCTTGCTCTTGGACATGGCATCCCCTCTCGTCGTATGCACTATAACCGAACATTCGTTCGTAGTCAACGGACACAGGTCGAGGGTACCAGCGAAAACTGACAAGGATTCGGTTCCGACTGTCAGAATTCTGACACGAACGGTCAACCACGAGGGTCTCGAGTCCTTACGCTCGGAGCTGTCACCGATGGACCCCCTCGACCGACCGAGACCTCAGGCGAGGGTGCCACCACACTCCATGAGACCCTCATGAAGCTCGGCCAACGCGACACGAACCGCCTGGGCACGTACCTCATCGCGATCCCCAGTGAACGTGTGCAGACGAGCTGAGGTGGACGCTGCAGTCGAGCGACCTATCCAAACCGTGCCGACCGGCTTGCCCTCCTCGGCACCACCAGGTCCAGCGATACCCGTGACGCTCACTGAGACGTCGCAGGCGAGCACGGCTCGGGCACCTTCGGCCATGGCACACGCACACTCGGACGAGACTGGCCCCACTCCATCGATCACCAGGGGCGGGACACCAAGGACCGACTCCTTGACGGAGCACGCATAGCTCGTGATGCCGCCCATCATGACCTCGGAGGACCCAGGTATGTCCGTGATGGTCGCAGAGACGAGGCCGCCCGTGCACGACTCGGCCGTCCCGAGCGTGCGACCGGCTGCTCGTGCCTCGTGGACGAGCGCCTCGGCATCTCTCATGACCTCGTCGTCAATCCTCATCACGAGCCCCCCCGAACAGGACGTCCTTGCCCTTCATGAAGTAGTCGATGCCAGAGACCACCGTCAGGACGACGGCAGCGGCCATCACGAAATTCGAGACGAGGAAGAGGGCATCCGCACATGCGCCCGCCGGACAGGCCCTGGCCACGAGCAAACCTGCGATGGCCCCCATGGTCGTGGCCGTCTTCCACTTGCCGAGGCCGCTTGCGGCCACGACGGTGCCGTCGGCCGAGAGGACCATCCTCAGACCGGAGACAAGGAACTCCCGCGTCACGATGATGAAAGGCACCCACACGCTCGTGAGGTCCCACTGTACGAGGACAAGCAGGGCGCAGATGACCACGAGCTTGTCAGCTATGGGGTCGAGGAACTTCCCGAACACCGTCACCTCTCCCCTACTGCGGGCAAGGTAGCCGTCAAGCTTGTCGGTAAGGGCGATGATGCCGAAGGCGAAGGCCACGGCAAGGCCCCATGCCGAGATGGAGGTGCCATCAGGAAGAGGCGCGGCCTCAGCCAAGGCAAGCCAACCGAAAGTTGCGACGACACGCACGCACGTGACGACGTTCGCAGGCGTCCAGATGGAGCGTCTGCTCATCGATGGTCCCCACCAACGAGCTCGCCCTCGAGCTCGTAGCAGAAGGAGTCCGTGAGCCTGCAGGTGACGACGTCACCGACCGAGACGCTCCCCTCGACGATATGGACCGCCCCGTCGGAGTCGGGAGCCTGGAACCAGGTGTGTCCTATGAGCTCATCGCCCGTATCGGTCGACTCGACACCGTCGATGATGACCTCGCAGGTCTCACCGACATGCCTCGCCGTAGCATCGAACCCGAGCTGCTCGGCCGTGTCGATGAGGCGCTGGGTACGCTCGAGCTTCACATCGTCTGGAATCTGGTCCTCCATCCTGCTGGCGACCGTACCCTCCTCGGGGGAGTACGAGAACACCGAGCAGTAGTCGACCCGCTCGTGCTCGAGGAACCCGACGAGCTCGTCGACCTCGTCGTCCGTCTCGCCGGGGAACCCGACGAGCGCCGTCGTTCTCAGGACCATGCCGGGGATCTCGCTCCTGAGACGCTCGAAGAGGCGTCCGTACTCCTCGGAGGAGCCCGAGCGGTTCATGCGAGTGAGGATCCTCTCGGAGCAATGCTGTATGGGGATGTCTATATAGGGCAGCACCTCGGGAACGTCACGTATGACCGAGACCAGCTCGTCCGTCATTCCCTCGGGCTGCAGGTAGAGCACGCGTAGCCAGCCGCCATAGGGCGCGACGAGCGTCGCGAGGCGCCTGAGCAGCGAGGCGAGCGAATCGCCTTCGGAAAGGTCACACCCCCACACACCGGTGTCCTGACCGATGAGCACGACCTCGCGCGTTCCACCCTCCATGAGCGAGGAGACCTCTTGGGCGATCTCGGCATAGGGACGCGAGTGATACCGCCCGCGAATGTAGGGAATTGCGCAGAAGGCGCAGAACCGGTCGCATCCATCGGAGATCTTCACGTAGGCACTCGTGCCGCATATGGTTCGGAGTGACTCACCGGCCAGGTCGTCAACGGAGGCAAGAGGCTTTGCCTCCTGCTCGGGCAGTCCGAGGACGCGCCTGCACACGGAGACGATATCGTCCTCCTCGTCGGTGCGGACGAAGGCTGAGACCTCCGGGAGCTCGTTCGGCAGGTCAGACCCATACCGGGAGGGAACGCACCCGCACATGACGATGGGGCACGAACGCACCCCTTCCCTGACGCCCTCGGCGAGCTCGAGGGTGCACTCGATGCTCTCTTCCGTGGCGCTGGCGAGGAATGAGCAGGTGTTGATTATGACGAGGGAGGCGTCCTCGACCTCCTCGACCTCCCTGAAGCCGCCCCTCAAGAGGAGCGCCCTCATTCGGTCGGTATCTACCTCGTTCTTTGCACAGCCGAGCGTGACGAACAGGACGCTCGGCATATCCTCAGCGATAGTTTGCATAGTTCAGCGGCTGCCCATAGTCGGCGGAACGGAGGAAGGTGATGACCTCTTGGAGGGCATCACGAGAGGCGGAGCTCACGCGGAGCTTGTCTCCTTCGATGGTGACCTTCACCTTGAGCTTCAGGTCACGGATGTCCTTGGATATGCGCTTGGCGACATCCGCATCGATGCCCTGGACCAAGTGGCCTGCACGCCTCAAGGACCCACCCGATGCTGCCTGGTCGACATCCCACCTCAGGGACTTGAGGTCGACCTTGCGCTTG
This genomic stretch from Atopobiaceae bacterium harbors:
- the hflX gene encoding GTPase HflX — translated: MGRFKPYVTQQARERAVLVGVDIGSHDWPLDDSMAELARLAETDGADVIATLTQRLDAPIPKTFIGSGKVEELVSLVQRCEADVVIFDDELTPSQQANLEKVLHEPVKVIDRTALVLDIFGQHASTRAGRLQVQLAQLQYLYPRLRGMWSHLMGQQTRGGIGSRFGQGESQLEVDRRLVRDRIVSIKADLAKVETQRGVQSKARWESGIYRVALAGYTNAGKSTLLNALTDSSVYAKDELFATLDPTTRALDLDEGRRITITDTVGFIQKLPTDIIEAFKSTLAEVSGADLILKVVDASDVNLDKQVQAVDETLALVGASAIRSITVFNKCDCLEDEGLTVLGAHHPEAQLVSATTGYGLSSLLHAIAREASAGDVTVTALIPYEKGMLMKLVHERCQVVHESYEGFGLLVTAKVSKRMASTLEAYLVEE
- the miaA gene encoding tRNA (adenosine(37)-N6)-dimethylallyltransferase MiaA; this encodes MSQDAQASHGRTICVVGPTGSGKSEVADRVAERLGGAVISVDAMQVYRGMDIGTAKTPPSSRRAPLLMVDVCDPGEGYSAQRFQHDARQVIDDLTCRGIVPVLCGGTGLYLDATIDELSLPEGSGGDARRKALERRAEVEGGQVLHDELEARDPRSAALIHPHNVRRTIRAIELLDDGTSYAASYGSSRSHEPHYDARIWGLATDRQRLYDRIDARVDGMMASGLLDEVRTLGAHGLDRAPTASQAIGYKELLEYLAGACTLDEAVTRVKRRSRRYAKRQLTWLRHDDRVRWIDMDVTDVGHAVETIVSDWKVG
- the miaB gene encoding tRNA (N6-isopentenyl adenosine(37)-C2)-methylthiotransferase MiaB; the protein is MTYPSVLVGLTYFVRTFGCQMNLHDSERVSGLLDACGCLEVGSADDADIVVFMTCCVREKADTRLYGNVTGVFGAPMPPSGRRTIAIGGCIAQRDGENLREHLPNVDVVFGTGAIQNLPHLLAESRGDVGDELEVDVSESSSFSTDLPSSRATAFHAWVPIMYGCNNFCSYCIVPYVRGRERSRDFDEVVQEVDHLVADGVREVCLLGQNVNSYGRDRYGDPRFAELLRAVGATGIERIRFTSSHPKDLTDDTIAAMAETPSVMPQLHLAVQSGSTRVLKAMNRHYTREDYLALARRIRAAMPGIALTTDLIVGFPGETETDFDDTMSLVSEADFDAAFTFIYSRRDGTPAARIEDDTPQEVIQDRFDRLARLVEAQSLASNRNDVGGVDQVLVEGPSKRNTDVLVGHSEKNQTVLFSPGKDLDSAALVGSILPMTIDEAHPWYLKGTPAGDPR
- a CDS encoding stage V sporulation protein S, with translation MDYLKVSSKSSPASVAGAIAGLVKDGVPVNMQCVGAGAVNQAVKAMAIARGFLIPTGVDISCAPTFSDIEINGQPRTAIRFAVYVHRLVPQDSQALTDDGVRTVC
- a CDS encoding ATP-binding protein, which translates into the protein MTQTSHIDASHDEPAQDDLVGFVASVSGGSQLKVEENLGEGFVRLRVGEAERRQAKHDIQSVEDAVVEMLRNARDAGAHHIYVATGREGDARYLTMIDDGVGIPDDMQDRIFDARVTSKLESVHMDRWGVHGRGMALFSISENVSSARVVTSAPGLGSSLRVDVDCSRLSERADQSTWPHVGVDDDGVAGVSRGPHNIIRACCEFALEERSACEVYLGSASEILSTLRAHGDGSTPSCDLLFVDDVATIPVVSRPSVAADADELMRIASGIGLDLSERTAHRILSGQIKPTRSVLARLQHVSGGQAHEVDLTKDCRGLHISDQDAQGFSRLLERDFSYLADRYYLQLSGEPHIRVTGSRVTVTFDVDKRD
- the rny gene encoding ribonuclease Y, whose translation is MDVISIVIGIVCLVVGAAVAMVVFNGKNSSRVQAANKEVDDAKSKAESIRSSAERDAETSKKEALIAAKEEALKIKQSSEADGKQRKAEIHDLEKRVMQREESLDRRNDALDKREHQLSSQQGQLDKQKSDLDDMVASQKTELERISSLTEEEAHTELLDRVKADSVREEAQILRDSEQHVRAEANKTAQEIVATAIQRCAADRAGEVTVTSVHIPSDDLKGRIIGREGRNIRTFEQVSGVSLVVDDTPETVVLSSFNPVRRETARVALENLIADGRIHPARIEEMYKKAEELVNQRVEEAGEQAAYDAGIHDLHPELIKTLGALKYRTSFGQNVLQHSKEVSILCGVMASEIGYDEVIAKRAGLLHDLGKAIDHEVEGPHAVIGADLARRYGEKPEIVHAIEAHHADVDPNTVLDVLVQAADAISASRPGARRESAETYIKRLEKLEEISNAHAGVERTYAMQAGRELHVMVQPEKISDAEATVLAHDIAHEIEDGMEYPGQVRVVVIRESRAVDVAK
- a CDS encoding recombination regulator RecX, with protein sequence MDHHTEQSASQGFAWNVELPSQTSSSLGGRRPRAKVLIGPSQSPEVMLVPLAVGKALTKASDACCDPPGYSSRAELLYAVRSIEGRCAVSRLSGLVDRRDYSVHEARTKLHDDGYLPSVIDEVIDRAKKGRVLDDDRFADVFIRTKVQAGWGSYRIERELARKGIEASAVPGWPDDYLDPDGEADRAYDLIASRSLSGAHPYEKLVRFLSARGFSLSVSKDAARRVLEDRGLWRS
- the recA gene encoding recombinase RecA, producing the protein MSKSKDVTKEVHGPSTGAERDRMIESTTAEIEKRFGKGAIMKYGDDGPDLEIEAIPTGSVALDAALGIGGVPRGRIVEIYGPESSGKTTLSLEILAEAQAMGGVVAFIDAEHALDPGYAARLGVDIDEVLISQPDTGEQALEICDMLVRSGAIDVVVVDSVAALVPRAEIEGEIGDTTVGLQARLMSQALRKLAGSLAKSNTTCIFINQLREKIGVMFGNPETTPGGRALKFFSSVRMDIRRIDSIKVNGEVVGNRVRVKVVKNKVAPPFKQAEFDIMYGTGISKEGSILDMAADEDIVNKSGAWYTYEGERLGQGREAAKDFLRSNPDLSSEIEHKVRVACGLDLEDDRVGAPVTDAEDPAANKAPEAKKE
- a CDS encoding CinA family protein, encoding MRIDDEVMRDAEALVHEARAAGRTLGTAESCTGGLVSATITDIPGSSEVMMGGITSYACSVKESVLGVPPLVIDGVGPVSSECACAMAEGARAVLACDVSVSVTGIAGPGGAEEGKPVGTVWIGRSTAASTSARLHTFTGDRDEVRAQAVRVALAELHEGLMECGGTLA
- the pgsA gene encoding CDP-diacylglycerol--glycerol-3-phosphate 3-phosphatidyltransferase translates to MSRRSIWTPANVVTCVRVVATFGWLALAEAAPLPDGTSISAWGLAVAFAFGIIALTDKLDGYLARSRGEVTVFGKFLDPIADKLVVICALLVLVQWDLTSVWVPFIIVTREFLVSGLRMVLSADGTVVAASGLGKWKTATTMGAIAGLLVARACPAGACADALFLVSNFVMAAAVVLTVVSGIDYFMKGKDVLFGGARDED